One region of Armigeres subalbatus isolate Guangzhou_Male chromosome 3, GZ_Asu_2, whole genome shotgun sequence genomic DNA includes:
- the LOC134222123 gene encoding uncharacterized protein LOC134222123, giving the protein MYCSFLLITFSLYFFVSLSDAIDYEDPSNCSHVLDQGRFLMFPSSSVLQFSMATVTSGPLFFPKKKYPARRLGMNLGFQANYPLPYRLQDFYKFPTWARALVDVAKGRFLPTEIVTARAIRRRSTPRPLSAGDVYTALEEILDFSGYDKDCVLKSVCELSHSPFDDLEGDLYAEIIHFFLTPSEHQAFHVSERRMKQKYELAERFGKMGADCTMMYPKCRRSFLMDISEFIDDNKIDAN; this is encoded by the exons ATGTATTGTTCCTTTTTGTTGATTACATTTTCGTTGTACTTTTTTGTGTCTTTAAGCGACGCTATTGATTATGAAGACCCTAGTAATTGTAGCCATGTTTTGGATCAAGGTCGATTCTTGATGTTTCCTAGTTCGAGCGTGCTTCAG ttttcaATGGCCACGGTAACATCAGGTCCACTTTTCTTCCCAAAAAAGAAATACCCGGCAAGACGTTTGGGTATGAACCTTGGATTCCAGGCTAACTATCCGCTCCCGTATAGATTGCAAGATTTCTATAAATTTCCAACATGGGCCCGAGCCCTGGTTGACGTGGCGAAGGGAAGATTCTTACCGACTGAGATAGTCACCGCAAGGGCTATTCGGAGAAGGAGCACCCCTAGGCCGCTGAGCGCTGGTGATGTCTACACAGCACTAgaggaaattttggatttttcggGATATGATAAGGATTGCGTGCTCAAAAGTGTTTGTGAGCTGTCACACAGCCCATTTGACGATCTAGAAGGGGATTTGTACGCTGAAATTATACATTTTTTCCTAAC GCCGTCAGAACACCAAGCATTCCATGTATCCGAGCGCagaatgaaacaaaaatatgaattagCAGAACGTTTTGGAAAAATGGGTGCAGACTGCACTATGATGTACCCTAAATGTAGAAGAAGTTTTTTGATGGATATTTCTGAGTTCATAGATGACAATAAAATTGAcgcaaattga